From the genome of Geobacter sp. SVR, one region includes:
- the gcvPB gene encoding aminomethyl-transferring glycine dehydrogenase subunit GcvPB gives MQLIYEKSVPGRRGVKLPASDVPSAPVLPDSLLRKEPAGLAEVSELDLVRHFTNLSRRNFSVDTNFYPLGSCTMKYNAKVLENSAALFAPFHPMTALLPGGEACSQGTLGMLYDLGQMLADITGMDEVTTQPLAGAHGEMTGILLIAAYHAAKGNKAKKKYVVVPDSSHGTNPASAAIAGYEIITVPTAPYGDMDLELFKQAMSDEVAAVMMTCPNTLGLFNPHIKEISDIAHSYDALMYYDGANLNAIMGKVKPGDVGFDVVHVNLHKTFGTPHGGGGPGSGPVGVKKALIPFLPQPRIVMDDEGQLGLQTDNSDSIGRTANFFGNFGVMVKAYAYIIMLGREGLIQATEQAVLNANYIKERLKAYYDLPYDMTCMHECVFSASKQLKHDVHAIDIAKYLIDRGYHPPTVYFPMIVKEAIMIEPTETESKATLDLFIDVMIEAARVAESDPQALRDAPLTMPVSRLDETKAAREQNVCCQ, from the coding sequence ATGCAACTGATCTACGAAAAATCGGTGCCCGGACGGCGCGGTGTCAAGCTGCCGGCCTCGGATGTCCCCTCGGCCCCGGTGCTGCCGGACAGTCTGCTGCGTAAAGAGCCGGCCGGACTGGCCGAGGTTTCCGAGCTGGACCTGGTGCGGCATTTCACCAACCTTTCCCGCCGCAACTTTTCGGTCGACACCAACTTCTATCCGCTCGGCTCCTGCACCATGAAGTACAACGCCAAGGTGCTGGAGAACTCCGCGGCACTGTTCGCCCCGTTCCATCCCATGACTGCGCTTCTGCCGGGCGGGGAGGCCTGCAGCCAGGGAACGCTGGGCATGCTCTACGACCTGGGACAGATGCTGGCAGACATCACCGGTATGGACGAAGTCACCACCCAGCCGTTGGCCGGGGCTCACGGCGAGATGACCGGCATCCTGCTCATTGCCGCCTACCATGCAGCCAAGGGTAACAAGGCCAAAAAGAAATACGTGGTGGTGCCCGATTCTTCCCACGGCACCAACCCCGCCTCGGCCGCCATCGCCGGCTACGAGATCATCACCGTGCCGACCGCTCCTTACGGCGATATGGACCTGGAGCTGTTCAAGCAGGCTATGAGCGACGAGGTGGCAGCGGTCATGATGACCTGTCCCAACACCCTGGGGCTGTTCAACCCGCACATCAAGGAGATCAGCGATATCGCCCACTCGTACGATGCGCTGATGTACTACGACGGCGCCAATCTGAACGCCATTATGGGCAAGGTCAAGCCGGGGGATGTCGGATTCGACGTGGTGCACGTCAACCTGCACAAGACCTTCGGTACCCCCCATGGCGGCGGCGGCCCCGGTTCCGGCCCGGTGGGAGTGAAGAAGGCGCTGATCCCGTTTCTGCCGCAACCGCGCATCGTCATGGACGACGAGGGGCAGCTCGGGCTGCAGACCGATAACTCTGACAGCATCGGCCGTACCGCCAATTTCTTCGGCAACTTCGGGGTGATGGTCAAGGCCTACGCCTACATCATCATGCTCGGCCGCGAAGGCCTGATTCAGGCCACGGAGCAGGCGGTGCTCAACGCCAACTACATCAAGGAACGCCTGAAGGCCTATTACGACCTGCCCTACGACATGACCTGCATGCACGAGTGCGTCTTTTCGGCCTCGAAACAGCTCAAACATGACGTCCATGCCATCGACATCGCCAAGTACCTGATCGACCGGGGCTACCATCCGCCGACAGTCTATTTCCCGATGATCGTCAAGGAGGCCATCATGATCGAGCCGACCGAGACCGAGAGCAAGGCCACCCTGGACCTGTTCATCGACGTGATGATCGAAGCGGCCCGGGTGGCGGAGAGCGACCCGCAGGCGTTGCGCGACGCACCGCTGACCATGCCGGTTTCACGGCTGGACGAGACCAAGGCGGCCCGGGAGCAGAACGTCTGCTGCCAATAG